Part of the Engraulis encrasicolus isolate BLACKSEA-1 chromosome 1, IST_EnEncr_1.0, whole genome shotgun sequence genome, aggacatacacacacacacacacacacacacacacacacacacacacacacacacacacacacactgaaacgccTCAAGATAATGTTCCACAGCCTGGACCGCAACAAGGACGgttagatgcacacgcacacacgcacgcacgcacgcacgcacacacacacacacacacacacacacacacacacacacacacacacacacacacacacacacacacacagactcacgcagaCTCACAAGAAACACTGAAGATCATGTTTGATAGTCTGGatcgtaattgtgtgtgtgtgtgtgtgtgtgtgtgtgtgtgtgtgtgtgtgtgtgtgtgtgtgtgtgtgtgtgtgtgtgtgtgtgtttctccaggcCAGATTGACGCTGGTGAGATCCAGCTGTCTCTTCAGTCTCTGGGCATCAACGTCAGCCTGCAGGAGGCCGAGAGGATTCTACtgaggtaggacacacacacacacacacacacacacacacacacacacacacacacacacacacacacacacacacacacacacacacacacacacacacacacacacacacacacacacacacacacacacacacacagccccaccttaatatctttgtggggcctccCATTggcttccattcatattaaccctaacaatagatAAAGAattctaaactgtgcccaaaccaaaacaatccctaaccttaacctgtcagtaaggaaTTGTTTTTACTCttatacttttaccagtaacaacaaaactaccccaggaaaaggggtcaaaacatgtggggtccaggattttggcccccacatggagcgagggccccaccttgttggtgtgctccaatagcagtggccccacgcaggtagattggtgcagcacacacacacacacacactcacacactcacacactcacaaaatctacgccctccctccctcacaaaaaaacaaattctaTTTTCTGTGCAGTCAAATTGAAATGTAACCAGTATTCATcaggctggctggtgttaattcagagcaaatGAAGTTCAAAATACAAAACTGTGTGATGGGTAGTATGACCATGTTCGTGCCGGgtggtttgggggtcctcccccaagaaaatgtctgtttagtacatgcaatttcatgcatttcaatgcattttaatcaattaggtgtCAAAGAGGGCATCAAGGGCATCAAGGCCACGGtgctatatttttttcaaggacacgaggccaaagtgggagggaacGAGCGAAATTCCAGCCctgattccctctctctctctctctctctcatcctctctgtcaGTATGGATCGGGACGGCACGATGACCATTGATTGGATGGAGTGGAGAGACCACTTCCTGTTTAACCCTTTACGCAGCATGGAGGACATCGCACACTACTGGAAACGCTCTGTGGTCAgtctcacaagtgtgtgtgtgtgtgtgtgtgtgtgtgtgtgttgctctctccctctctttctctctttacccACCCTCtatccttccttttctctctctctcttgtgtgtgtgtgtgtgtgtgtgtgtgtctgtctgtctgtctgtctgtctgtctgtctgtctgtctctccataccTCCGTCTCTCTGTGCTAGATGCTGGGCATAGACTGTGCCtgataccttctctctctctctctctctctctctctctctatctctcctctctctctctctctctcatctcccctctctctatctctctctctctctctctctctctctctctctctctctctctctccctgtgttagATGCTGGACATAGGAGAGCAGTTGACGGTGCCTGATGACTTCTCTGAGAAGGAGAAGCAGTCGGGTTTCGTGTGGCGTCAGCTCATGGCTGGAGCGATGGCTGGATCAGTGTCCCGCACAGGCACCGCACCACTAGACCGCCTCAAAGTCTTCctgcaggtaggtgtgtgtgtgtgtgtgtgtgtgtgtgtgtgtgtgtgtgtgtgtgtgtgtgtgtgtgtgtgtgtgtgtgtgtgtgtgtgtgtgtgtgtgtgtgtgtgtgtgtgtgtgtgtgtgtgtgtgtgtgtgttcaggttctAAGTCTGACCAGGGTAACGTGTTCTCTGGCTTGCGTTCGATGGGGATGATGatgcaatgatgatgatggttaaggtgtgtgtgtgtgtgtgtgtgtgtgtgtgtgtgtgtgtgtgtgtgtgtgtgtgtgtgtgtaggtgcatggtTCTAAGTCTGACCAGGGTAACGTGCTGTCTGGCCTGAGGGCGATGATCAAGGAGGGGGGTCTGGCGTCGCTATGGAGAGGGAACGGCGTCAACGTACTGAAGATCGCACCCGAGACCGCCATCAAGTTCCTCGCATACGAACAGGTacagcatctcacacacacatggtgtgttccattactcgccctgtgtactgtgtaccttgtttaagtgcagtgaagtacaCTTTACACCCTCAGCGTTTCACGAGGTGAGTTCATTCCGATTTACGCtttgtctgatacacttaacacattgagtaccgacgacgcaataatgcgtttttcacgcccatgcgttgtataccaaaacgtaaaaatacgtttttgcatttaaatatcatattttgaatctacacccttcaatggacaatatatgtgattttgggagctctgtgatggacataaatgacaacatttgcagtcaaaagtttgtgttatgatttggacattttaatttaacttaccaagatgtctggatgccaacccatgtcgcctaccgtagactatctgtaataggctcctaatgatcgcgctgcctgcattgatgctacggctctgcatttgatttcatcgctaaatgatcctgcaaagatgctcttttactctctctgtaccccttcacttgtggtatggtagctacAGGAAGGGCTGTAGCACCCAATGTAGGCTGCCGGATGGTGAATcttgctatgttgttgtttccctagtacggtcaccgtagcgtgtgttgtgtctgacttcacgcaataggtaaacacagagacaattgtatattgtgcctggagtatcttgaactttctggacttgctagacctttaccagatccttggatccaaatggcacgcGAGCattgattggagtaatgcgctccgatttggaaatttgatcgccaaaaagatacgtttatttgattattcgccccccatgttgaactttatgtgtcttcctgtatgtgagaagccagaagctagcatagatggctacatatcatatggatcggatgggctacatctaagcatcatatcatttggatttgttgtcaatgttgggctattatttcgggagtcatcgggagctattttagcaaatgtctcaccctctgcatgtgtgcaaagagtttgtgttcagtccacgtgaaaacggggatttcaaagggcattgattgccgatgtcgtagtgggacacagcaggaggtgtgctgccgtattcgtgaatcgtgctatgttgttgtttccctagtacgatcggtagcgtgtattgtgtctgacttcacgcaataggtaaacacagaccattgtatatcgtgccaggagtatcttgaactttctgggcttgctacctagacctttaccagatcattggatcaaaatggcacccgaattgtaattggagtaatgcgctccgatttggaagtttgatcgccaaccagataagtttatttgattattcacccccatgttgaactgtcttcctgtatgtgaaaagccataagctagcatagatggctacatatggatcggatgggctacatctaagcatcatatcattgggatttgttgtcaatgttgggctattatttcgggagtcatcgggaactattttagcaaatgtccgaccttctgcatgtgtgcaaagagtttgtgttcagtctgtgtgaaaaacgtggatttcgaagggcattgattgccgatgtcgtagtgtgacagagcaggaggtgtgtcttgacgagcaggaagatgcgtgtcagagctaaccttgcaccaaattgtgattaaaaccaactcgtctcctttcaaactcgtcacattctgaagaagcgcacccttcacaaaaacctcaatatctccgattgtagctgaattccatggatacccgcttcggtttagcgtgggtttgctcggcaataaaagctcgtagagacacacagttttcacctactaagagggcagcgtctccactttcaaacgagccataacatgtttcagtggccctatcacataatacgctttgagtctacaaaaaaattcaaaaatgggcttagaacgctggtattctacgacataattctgtgagcaccgccggtattcaatgtgttaacggaaatgacggttggtcgcgtgtcatcagagtttaccaaccgccagcatgcaattcatcacggaaggccctgttcgttatgctgacactttttaaagttacccctgtctctaatacacatggcgattgtctttggaatcaacaCTATGCTATCATCACGgagattcagccgtttgacagatctgacactcaactacgtaacaaacatggtggccgttgagtgcgaaaagtgtacagttactccGGGTaattatccgggtaatttacagtacactttaccgccgTGATTAGAattggaacaccctgcgtacccaaacacagtgcggaaagtacgagtattggaacacaccaagtacacacacacacacgcacacacacacacacacacacacacacacacacacacacacacacacacacacacacacacacacacacacacacacacacacacacacacacacacacacacacaagaccgtcATCAAGTTCCTCgcctacgaacacacacacacacacactttcataaagCAGTTGTCTTCAGTGTCctgcccccttctttctctctctcgctctctctcgctctctctctctctctctctctctctctctctctctctctctctctctctctcctccagataAAGCGAGTGATGGGAGGAGGTACGGACGGCGGTTCTCTAAAAGTGCATGAGCGCTTCGTAGCCGGATCACTGGCAGGAGCAACTGCACAGACAGCCATCTACCCTATGGAGGTGCGTGGAGAAGGGTGCGTGGAGAAGGATGTGTGTGGGGAAGGGTGTGTAGAGGTGTGTCTGTGGAGGTGTATGCGcatgtagaagagagagagagagagattcaacactcctttattgaaccatcctcaagtcattttacaATCGCTTATAAATCCACTATGAATTGtggaagacccccccccccattaaagcatattgagagagagagagagagagagagagagagagagagagagagagacatcgtcAAGTGATTTTACCCCCCCGCCCAACTACACATTTACAGCCAACATTAAAGCatatttagagtgtgtgtgtgagagagagagagagagagagagagattgattctATGCTCCTTTATTGAACCATCATTAAGTCAATTTACAATCAACTGTGAACTgtgaatgccccccccccacacacacataagcatttaAAACCTCCACCCCAATAGTAgtagtgagagagacacagagagaggggtgctTAGCTCTTTGGTCTTTAAGTGACTGCTAGCTATGACCTTGTCGTCTAGAATTACTCTTCTAGCATGTGCTGTACCCAtacagaacatacagtacacacacacatggaaacaccccccccctatacacacacacatacagcaatacaggacatacatcacacacacacacacacacacacacacacacacacacacacacacacacacacacacacacacacacacacacacacacacacacacacctcacccaagTTCAACTTGTAGCATTTCTTAGGAGGGcggtacagacgcacacacacacgcacacgcacacgcacacgcacacgcacacacacacacacacacacacacacacacacacacacacacacaagcaaacaggcatatacatgcgcgcgcacacacacacacacacacacacacacacacacacgcacacacacacacacacgcacacacacacacacacacacacacacacacacacacacctcacccaagTTCAACTTGTAGCATTTCTTAGGAGGGcggtacagacgcacacacacacacgcacacacacacgcgcacacacacacacacaaggacatatacatgcgcgcgcacacacacacacacacacacacacacacacacacacacatgcacacgcacatgcacatatacatgcacccgcgcacacacacacacacacacacacacacacacacacacacacatgcacacatagatgggaaacgtgcatacacacacacacacacacacacacacacacacacacacacacacacacacacagtgactaacTTCTTTTGAcagcctttctcctctccttttcactttcttttcttttgcttgcattcttctgctattgttcctttcttttcttgtcgTTGCCCTCTCCCTTTCatgcccccccacctccactcctgtgtgtgtgtgtgtgtgtgtgtgtgtgtgtgtgtgtgtgtgtgtgtgtgtgcacgcgcggcgatcgtgtgtgtgcgtgttcgtgtgtgtgcctgtgcctgtgtgagtgtgtgtgtgctagcgtgtgcgtgtgcgtccgtgtacatttgtgcgtccgtgtgtgtgtgtccgtgtgtgtgttcatgtgtgtgtgtgtgtgtgtgtcttttcttagtCTTTACGTAAGTTTGACAAATGAGTAATTGCCGTCCGTGACCCTACCCCCTCCCACCGTGACCCCTGGAcgtaattgctctctctctctctctctctctctctctctctctctctctctctctctctctctctctctctctctttctttctttctttctttctttctttctttctttctttctttctctccctccctctctctctctctctctttctttctctctttctttctctctctctctcacacacacactctctctccgtccctctctttctctgtctctgtctctgtctctccctctctctcatgtggAGTACTGTGCAGCcgactgtccacacacacacacacacacacacacacacacacacacacacacacacacacacacacacacacacacacacacacacacacacacacacacacacacagacacacacagacagacacacacagacacactgccacCCTCAGAAATAAGCAtattaccctcctctcctcttcttttgccGTGTGTCATCTCTTGCTACCCGTACCCTGTGCTTAGTgaactctcctccccctcctcctcctcctctcctcctctctcctcctcctcctctcctcctctctcctcctcctcctctttctcccctcctcctcttcttcctctcctctcctcttcctcccccccttctcctcttcctcctatcctcgtcctcttcctcccctcctccttgtcttcctcctctcctcgtcctccttctcctctcctcgtcctcctctccttttcctcctcctgtcctctcctctttctcccaatATGCTCCCTGCcccctgtgctcctctcctcttcctcttcctcctcataccAAAGGAGTGATAACaatgaaaaaaataacaacagCAGTAAgaatagtatacagtatataccgtaTAGGTCTTAACTGTATAttctaatgtaatataatgtagtgtattgCGATGTTATCATGtcttgcccccctcccccaccccaccccctctttctGCAGGTGTTGATGGCTCATGTTTAattccaatgtaatgtaatataaagtaatgATATGTAATGCAATCTATTCTAATCTAATCCAATGCAATCTATTCTATTTGTTTCTtgtcccctgcctctctctcttgctcttgctcttgctctcgctctctctctctctctctctctctctctctctctctctctctctctctctctctctctctctctctctctctctctctgcaggttttGAAGACTCGTCTGACGTTACGCAGGACCGGCCAGTACTCGGGCGTGACGGACTGTGCCAGACAGATCCTTGAGAAGGAAGGAATACGCGCCTTCTATAAGGGATACGTGCCCAACATGCTGGGGATCATACCTTATGCCGGCATAGACCTAGCTGtatacgaggtgtgtgtgtgtgttcatgcatttctgtgtgtgtgtgtgtgtgtgtgtgtgtgtgtgtgtgtgtgtgtgtgtgtgtgtgtgtgtgtgtgtgtgtgtgtgtgtgtgcatttgtttgtgtgtgtctgtgtgtggtgttgggaatcagtgtgtgtgtgtgtgtgtgtgtgtgtgtgtgtgtgtgtgtgtgtgtgtgtgtgtgtgtgtgtgtgtgtgtgtgtgtgtgtgtgtgtgtggtgttgggaatcataccgtgtgtgtgtgtgctgggcatcATATCATATGCTGGCATTGACCTCGTCGCCTacaaggagtgtgtgcgtgtgtgaatgacaTATTTGAAAAAGTGTTaccatgcattacaaaagtaatacaATTCACCAACACTGTTCTGTTTTTGCTCGAATCTGTTTCactatgaggagtgtgtgtgtgtgtgtgtgtgtgtgtgtgtgtgtgtgtgtgtgtgtgtgtgtgtgatgttgggcATCATACCGTACGCTAGTATTAACCTCGCTGGGTAACACTTccaattaacagtaaagtagctacaacctaatacttaagtaagggttaataaccattacttaatgccacattagacacatattaattgttattaatgcatatgttgaacattagtaagcagttacttaactattagataactattacattgtgttacaagttaatagcatattattatttaactaatagataagtaagggcacagttaatagttaagtagctatcaggtcatacttaactaaggaccaaaattaacacttacataatacaaaagtaaggcataactaatggttaattaatacttaaatattgggttttgggacccttatattagagttggctgaggatgactaatggttaattaatagatagatattgttgtttgggacccttatattagagttggctgcggataactaatggttaattaatcgatagatattggtgtttgggacccttatattagagttggctgagcatacctaatagttaattaattaatctactgtgacatctagttttcagccgttcaaatcactgtaatagtggcaacaggagccattatatagcaaggattagacgtacacttctcaatgatggtggggtgatgagatgtaattttttcatgtaccacttattagttttaatggtaaaaa contains:
- the LOC134454368 gene encoding mitochondrial adenyl nucleotide antiporter SLC25A23-like isoform X2 translates to MKASAQAGFPALWSRAQCMAGGGVGEPKPGMESELELETDPDAEAEPECERARRWAALFDELDLNKDGHIDISELRAGLSARGLLGRGTVEEQLLRAGDSDDDGTLDFQEFCTYLQSHEKRLKIMFHSLDRNKDGQIDAGEIQLSLQSLGINVSLQEAERILLSMDRDGTMTIDWMEWRDHFLFNPLRSMEDIAHYWKRSVMLDIGEQLTVPDDFSEKEKQSGFVWRQLMAGAMAGSVSRTGTAPLDRLKVFLQVHGSKSDQGNVLSGLRAMIKEGGLASLWRGNGVNVLKIAPETAIKFLAYEQIKRVMGGGTDGGSLKVHERFVAGSLAGATAQTAIYPMEVLKTRLTLRRTGQYSGVTDCARQILEKEGIRAFYKGYVPNMLGIIPYAGIDLAVYETLKNAWLQSHSGVSADPGVMVLVGCGALSSTCGQLASYPLALIRTRMQAQASVIGAPQVSMVTLIRNIIMEEGVAGLYRGIAPNFLKVIPAVSISYVVYEHMRGLIFKLTA
- the LOC134454368 gene encoding mitochondrial adenyl nucleotide antiporter SLC25A23-like isoform X1 yields the protein MKASAQAGFPALWSRAQCMAGGGVGEPKPGMESELELETDPDAEAEPECERARRWAALFDELDLNKDGHIDISELRAGLSARGLLGRGTVEEQLLRAGDSDDDGTLDFQEFCTYLQSHEKRLKIMFHSLDRNKDGQIDAGEIQLSLQSLGINVSLQEAERILLSMDRDGTMTIDWMEWRDHFLFNPLRSMEDIAHYWKRSVMLDIGEQLTVPDDFSEKEKQSGFVWRQLMAGAMAGSVSRTGTAPLDRLKVFLQVHGSKSDQGNVLSGLRAMIKEGGLASLWRGNGVNVLKIAPETAIKFLAYEQIKRVMGGGTDGGSLKVHERFVAGSLAGATAQTAIYPMEVLKTRLTLRRTGQYSGVTDCARQILEKEGIRAFYKGYVPNMLGIIPYAGIDLAVYETLKNAWLQSHSGVSADPGVMVLVGCGALSSTCGQLASYPLALIRTRMQAQASVIGAPQVSMVTLIRNIIMEEGVAGLYRGIAPNFLKVIPAVSISYVVYEHMRKVLGVVRN
- the LOC134454368 gene encoding mitochondrial adenyl nucleotide antiporter SLC25A23-like isoform X3, translating into MKASAQAGFPALWSRAQCMAGGGVGEPKPGMESELELETDPDAEAEPECERARRWAALFDELDLNKDGHIDISELRAGLSARGLLGRGTVEELLRAGDSDDDGTLDFQEFCTYLQSHEKRLKIMFHSLDRNKDGQIDAGEIQLSLQSLGINVSLQEAERILLSMDRDGTMTIDWMEWRDHFLFNPLRSMEDIAHYWKRSVMLDIGEQLTVPDDFSEKEKQSGFVWRQLMAGAMAGSVSRTGTAPLDRLKVFLQVHGSKSDQGNVLSGLRAMIKEGGLASLWRGNGVNVLKIAPETAIKFLAYEQIKRVMGGGTDGGSLKVHERFVAGSLAGATAQTAIYPMEVLKTRLTLRRTGQYSGVTDCARQILEKEGIRAFYKGYVPNMLGIIPYAGIDLAVYETLKNAWLQSHSGVSADPGVMVLVGCGALSSTCGQLASYPLALIRTRMQAQASVIGAPQVSMVTLIRNIIMEEGVAGLYRGIAPNFLKVIPAVSISYVVYEHMRKVLGVVRN